Proteins encoded by one window of Haematobia irritans isolate KBUSLIRL chromosome 2, ASM5000362v1, whole genome shotgun sequence:
- the Oatp33Eb gene encoding LOW QUALITY PROTEIN: organic anion transporting polypeptide 33Eb (The sequence of the model RefSeq protein was modified relative to this genomic sequence to represent the inferred CDS: inserted 1 base in 1 codon), translated as MPIPDRNSDMSAIAVNTNIPHDSVDCGIRVLGWCRGPSCQKYARLRNFVIVLALAGLLQGACETYFRISAKQAALENDWNPLVVEWLLVSSGIFQAIFALSFAYWAHRMHPISWLGGVIILQGITCLISMIPSIMNFADGVRYQSPAEEENICATSLQSEKVLSAENSKMLILAMLFVIQFALGLASLAFYTVGITYIDDNSPSIDSAAVIATAFGAKLVGLQCGCFIVLGVGAIGLGWWLGWVILAPLVVISGTXLGLFPKQLPKTVIHQAAQRIIEESRSRQFGSQISTYIDDTAFGPSVKRVFGNKLLMFNIVSIMFIQSASINYSLQEENYLQSRFYLPFSEEDGIAQEWQARFVSFFLKPAVAAVSMFIGGLLISKFKLSGRKIAAINLGLCIKLLAVYIIFIFIKCDVGPIAGVKNGKIEQPDCSRNCICSPTSFLPVCPENSTVTYFAPCYAGCTRISTINNIEIYEGCSCGGTNNYEMDLTNSKRATLGSCNAGTCSKMLIVFQMLSLSTAVVYGMTTIGKIIISLRSVLPQDKGLALAMEVMCLGLFAYIPVHLAYDVVSRVTCVYWAPSYSQCLLRETPKHGNILNILSASLIFVGLIFDVLVFVYIKGLNIYNCKVTDHNYTPSLYSAVPQGDPTHTAIGGGSPVTTTSTVSRPAPATPQQPTSRPPPNSEITVFRQPSTLTNSSAGGSSVVEPPTNGVTYAQVVFPPDKRKPTDGSASPKRMAVRADVPLHHLSTDDVRTQLGNLKSFTPKNDVTGENREQATALAQRSTGAIPKQKPIETNLDDIRPQSPETDF; from the exons atgccCATACCAGATCGTAATTCGGATATGTCAGCCATTGCGGTGAACACAAATATACCCCATG ATAGTGTCGACTGTGGTATACGTGTATTGGGGTGGTGCCGTGGCCCTTCTTGTCAAAAATATGCTCgcctaagaaattttgttatagttttaGCCCTTGCTGGTCTATTGCAAGGAGCCTGTGAGACTTATTTTAGAATTTCTGCAAAGCAAGCTGCTTTAGAAAATGATTGGAATCCTCTTGTAGTGG AGTGGCTTCTGGTCAGTAGTGGAATATTTCAGGCAATTTTTGCTTTGTCCTTTGCATATTGGGCTCATCGTATGCATCCTATAAGTTGGCTGGGTGGTGTAATTATACTCCAAGGTATAACATGCCTAATATCAATGATACCATCTATAATGAACTT CGCTGATGGAGTCCGTTATCAGTCACCAGCAGAGGAAGAGAATATATGCGCCACCTCTCTACAATCGGAAAAAGTTTTATCAGCTGAAAAcagtaaaatgttaattttggccATGTTATTCGTTAtacaatttgctttgggattggCATCACTGGCTTTCTATACCGTTGGCATTACCTACATCGATGATAATTCCCCATCGATCGATAGTGCCGCGGTGATAGCCACAGCTTTTGGAGCTAAATTGGTTGGTCTTCAATGCGGGTGTTTTATAGTGTTGGGCGTTGGAGCCATCGGTTTAGGCTGGTGGTTGGGTTGGGTTATACTGGCACCACTTGTTGTGATTAGTGGTA CTTTGGGTCTATTTCCTAAACAATTGCCGAAAACGGTTATACATCAAGCTGCCCAAAGGATTATCGAAGAGTCACGCAGTCGCCAATTTGGTAGTCAAATTTCGACATACATTGACGATACAGCCTTTGGACCATCTGTGAAGAGagtttttggcaataaattgTTAATGTTCAACATTGTTAGCATTATGTTTATACAGTCGGCGTCAATTAACTATTCCTTGCAAGAGGAAAATTATCTACAGTCCAGATTCTATTTGCCCTTCAGTGAAGAGGATGGTATAGCCCAGGAATGGCAGGCtcgttttgtttcgtttttcttGAAGCCTGCCGTAGCAGCTGTAAGTATGTTTATCGGTGGCCTTTTAATATCGAAATTCAAATTGTCAGGAAG GAAAATAGCTGCTATAAATTTGGGACTATGCATAAAACTTTTGGCTGTTTACATTATCTTCATATTCATTAAATGTGATGTGGGTCCCATAGCCGGTGTTAAAAATGGGAAAATCGAACAACCTGATTGCTCCAGAAATTGTATTTGTAGCCCCACCTCGTTTTTACCCGTTTGTCCAGAAAATTCTACGGTTACATATTTTGCTCCATGCTATGCTGGCTGTACAAGAATATCAACGATCAATAATATTGAG ATTTATGAAGGATGCAGTTGTGGcggtacaaataattacgaaatgGATTTAACCAATAGTAAAAGGGCAACTCTGGGATCTTGTAATGCTGGAACCTGTTCGAAAATGCTTatagtttttcaaatgttgAGTCTATCGACTGCAGTGGTTTATGGTATGACAACAATTGGTAAAATTATCATCAGCTTGAGAAGTGTTCTGCCTCAAGACAAAGGCTTAGCCTTGGCTATGGAAGTAATGTGCCTGGGCTTATTTGCATATATTCCAGTACATTTAGCCTATGATGTGGTGTCAC GTGTTACCTGTGTTTACTGGGCCCCTAGTTATAGCCAATGTCTTTTACGTGAAACTCCTAAacatggaaatattttgaatattctcTCTGCCAGTTTGATATTTGTGGGCCTAATATTTGATgtcttggtgtttgtttatatcAAAGGTTTAAACATTTACAATTGTAAGGTGACAGATCACAATTATACACCCTCACTGTATTCGGCAGTACCTCAGGGTGATCCCACCCATACTGCCATAGGAGGTGGTAGCCCTGTAACTACAACATCAACGGTATCGAGACCGGCACCAGCAACGCCACAACAACCTACAAGTAGACCTCCACCAAATTCCGAAATTACAGTTTTCCGTCAACCGAGTACACTGACAAATTCTTCAGCTGGTGGAAGTAGTGTTGTGGAACCACCTACGAACGGTGTCACCTATGCCCAAGTGGTATTTCCTCCTGATAAACGTAAACCCACTGATGGTAGTGCTAGTCCAAAACGTATGGCTGTTAGGGCTGATGTACCTTTGCATCATTTATCTACCGACGATGTACGAACACAATTGGGAAATCTAAAATCATTTACGCCAAAAAATGATGTGACTGGAGAAAATCGGGAACAAGCAACTGCATTAGCGCAACGATCAACGGGAGCGATACCTAAGCAAAAACCCATAGAGACAAATTTAGATGATATAAGGCCACAGAGTCCAGAAACtgatttttag